One genomic window of Lepeophtheirus salmonis chromosome 5, UVic_Lsal_1.4, whole genome shotgun sequence includes the following:
- the shv gene encoding dnaJ homolog shv — protein sequence MKVQITLGIFLFLWTGLALANRDFYKILNVKRNANKNQIKKAYRKMAKEMHPDKNPDDPNANQRFQDLGAAYEALSDEESRKLYDRCGEECLKKEMGGRGGGGGDPFSSFFGDFGFNFFEGGNGERQANKGANIIMDLAVTLEELYIGNFIEITHNKPVMKPAKGTRKCNCRQEMVTRSLGPGRFQMTQQQVCDECPNVKFVNEEHLLEVEVEVGMLDGMETRFVAEGEPHLDGEPGDLVIQIKTDPHPLFERNGDDLYTNLTISLVDALKGFETEIEHLDGHKVKITREKVTWPGARIRKKGEGMPNYENNNLFGTLYITFDIKFPKTELSEEEKKDIEKILKQDSINDVYNGLRFSPPSSS from the exons ATGAAGGTTCAGATAACTTTaggaatttttctatttctctgGACAGGACTTGCCTTGGCAAA cCGTGATTTTTACAAGATCCTGAATGTGAAGAGGAATGCCAACAAGAATCAGATCAAGAAGGCCTACCGTAAAATGGCCAAGGAGATGCACCCGGACAAGAACCCAGATGATCCGAATGCGAATCAAAGATTTCAAGACTTGGGTGCGGCGTACGAGGCCCTCTCAGACGAAGAATCTCGAAAGCTCTATGATCGCTGTGGAGAAGAATGTTTGAAGAAGGAAATGGGAGGACGCGGTGGAGGGGGAGGAGATCCCTTCTCCTCCTTTTTTGGAGACTTTGGATTCAATTTCTTTGAAGGTGGAAATGGAGAGAGACAAGCCAACAAAGGGGCAAACATTATCATGGACCTCGCTGTTACTCTGGAAGAGCTTTATATAGGAAATTTTATAGAGATTACACATAACAAACCTGTCATGAAACCTGCCAAAGGCACCAGAAAATGTAATTGTAGACAAGAAATGGTGACACGCTCTTTAGGCCCGGGTCGTTTCCAAATGACTCAGCAACAAGTGTGTGATGAGTGTCCCAATGTCAA ATTCGTTAATGAAGAACATTTACTCGAGGTTGAGGTAGAAGTGGGTATGTTGGACGGTATGGAAACACGTTTCGTGGCCGAAGGAGAACCTCATTTGGACGGGGAACCTGGAGATCTTGTCATACAAATTAAAACAGACCCTCACCCTCTGTTCGAAAGAAATGGAGACGATCTCTATACTAATCTAACAATTTCCTTAGTTGACGCACTTAAAGGCTTTGAAACTGAAATTGAACATTTGGACGGTCATAAAGTGAAAATCACTAGGGAAAAAGTAACCTGGCCTGGAGCTAGAATTAGGAAAAAGGGCGAAGGGATGCCAAACTATGAAAATAACAATCTCTTCGGTACTCTCTACATTACTTTTGATATCAAATTCCCTAAAACTGAATTATcggaagaagaaaagaaagacaTTGAAAAAATTCTCAAGCAAGACTCTATTAATGATGTGTATAATGGTCTCAGATTTAGTCCACCATCCTCCTCTTGA
- the CSN8 gene encoding COP9 signalosome complex subunit 8 translates to MKDIEQSEGLEDLSNLRKELETTELDAPNGRPGSDVYAKLLAVYLQQNDLCSAKFLWKRIPEENKAENQELEKIWNVGKALWNRDQPGTFRGLLNTDWSENVKSLMLNVTETARKRHVDLVSSAYSSISISDFSHYVGLPEEEAMRLAQSQEDWKIDDNCRIILPARKKPPPLKSIPSEVQISQLTDYISFLEK, encoded by the exons ATGAAGGACATCGAACAATCAGAGGGGCTTGAGGATCTGTCTAATCTCAGGAAAGAATTGGAAACAACTGAATTGGAT gcTCCGAATGGTCGTCCCGGATCGGATGTGTACGCCAAATTACTCGCTGTCTATCTTCAACaaaatgattt GTGCAGTGCTAAATTTCTTTGGAAGCGTATTCCGGAAGAAAACAAAGCCGAAAATCAAGAATTAGAGAAAATATGGAATGTGGGAAAAGCTCTTTGGAATCGAGATCAACCTGGGACTTTCAGAGGGCTTCTCAATACTGATTGGTCTGAAAACGTCAAAAGTCTTATGTTAAATGTTACGG AGACTGCTCGTAAACGACATGTTGACTTAGTTTCCTCAGCCTACTCTTCAATCAGTATATCGGACTTCTCACATTACGTTGGACTTCCAGAAGAAGAAGCTATGAGACTTGCTCAATCCCAGGAAGATTGGAAAATAGATGATAATTGCCGTATAATCCTCCCAGCTAGGAAGAAACCTCCACCCCTCAAATCGATTCCTTCTGAGGTTCAAATTAGCCAACTAACGgattatatttcattcttagagaaataa